In Mercurialis annua linkage group LG6, ddMerAnnu1.2, whole genome shotgun sequence, the following are encoded in one genomic region:
- the LOC126685758 gene encoding outer envelope pore protein 16-4, chloroplastic: MEEDLSGVVPCSSLAVDSIIRVGTAGAIWGLCIGPHDARKRGFTGTAHASFVAKSVGRYGFQCGLVAGVFTVTRCGIQRYRRKNDWVNALLAGAVAGAAVAAGTRNWTQVAAMAGLVSAFSAAADYSKTF; encoded by the exons ATGGAAGAAGACCTCTCCGGCGTCGTTCCTTGCTCTTCTCTCGCCGTTGATTCCATCATTCGCGTGGGAACG GCAGGTGCAATCTGGGGCTTATGTATAGGACCTCACGATGCTCGAAAAAGAG GGTTTACTGGCACCGCTCATGCTTCCTTTGTG GCGAAATCAGTGGGAAGATATGGATTTCAATGTG GACTTGTTGCTGGAGTTTTTACTGTTACTCGCTGTGGAATTCAAAGATATAGGAGAAAAAATGATTGG GTAAATGCTTTACTTGCGGGTGCTGTGGCAGGGGCAGCTGTTGCTGCTGGGACTCGAAATTGGACACAGGTGGCTGCGATGGCTGGTCTGGTTTCTGCCTTTAGTGCTGCTGCTGATTATTCCAAAACATTTTAA
- the LOC126685759 gene encoding 60S ribosomal protein L22-2-like — translation MSRGAAAGGVAKGGKKKGVTFTIDCAKPVEDKIMDIASLEKFLQERIKVGGKAGALGDTVSISREKSKLTVTSDSNFSKRYLKYLTKKYLKKHNVRDWLRVIASNKDRNIYELRYFNIAENEGEEED, via the exons ATGAGTCGCGGGGCAGCAGCCGGAGGGGTAGCCAAGGGAGGTAAAAAGAAGGGAGTAACCTTCACTATCGACTGTGCAAAGCCAGTGGAAGATAAGATCATGGACATTGCCTCGCTCGAAAAATTCCTGCAAGAGCGGATCAAGGTCGGCGGCAAGGCCGGTGCTCTCGGAGACACTGTTTCTATCTCTCGTGAGAAGTCAAAGCTCACCGTCACCTCTGACAGTAACTTCTCTAAAAG GTACCTTAAATACTTGACGAAAAAGTACTTGAAGAAACACAACGTGCGAGACTGGCTTCGTGTTATAGCTTCAAACAAAGATAGGAACATTTATGAACTCCGGTACTTCAACATTGCTGAGAATGAGGGAGAGGAGGAGGATTAA